The sequence below is a genomic window from Mycobacterium spongiae.
GTCACCGTGACGCGCTTGGTAGCCCCATCGATGGAGACACTGCAGTCGAATGTCGCGCCCTTCTTGACCGTCGGATTCGCACCGTCATTGCACTGCACATCTTTGACGTTCTTGGCGCCGTAGCCGTTCGTCTCGTCGGTGAGAACTTGCTGCACGCCGGCCTGTGCCCGATTGACGTCCAATTTGGTGGTAACGAAGAAGCCGGGCACCCAGAACCCGAGCACCAGAATCACGACGATGAACAGCAAGGCGATCCCACCGATCACGCCGCCGATCACCGCGTTCGAACGCTTTGCACCGGTACTCGGCTGGTCGTAGGTCGGGAACTGTTGTTGCGGGTACTGGCCAGGCTGACCGTATTGACCAGGCTGACCGTACTGGCCCGGCTGGCCATATTGGCCGGGCTGCTGGTATCCATACTGACCGGGCTGCCCGTACTGACCGGGCGTGGCGTACTGAGTGGGCTGCGAACCGAGGTCGGACTGCCCATAGCCGGGCGCGGATGGCGGGTACTGCTGCGGATAGGCCGGGTCAACCGGCTGCTGGTATTGGGGCGTATACGCCGGAGGTTGCCACCCCGCGTCCTGGTTCGGCTGCTGCTGCCAGGGAGACCCTGCCACCACGGTCGGGTCAGAGGACCGATCGGCACCCTCGCCGGGCGGCTGCCACGGCTGCATCGGGTCTGATCCCTGCGGTCCGCTCATCGTCTCTCCTCGTCCTGTGCTGCTCGCGTTAGGTGGTGTAACCGTAGCTGCGGCCCAGCCTACCCGGCGTCAACTGCGACGACGCCGCGCCGAACGTCATTGATGGCCCGTTTGGCG
It includes:
- a CDS encoding DUF4333 domain-containing protein — translated: MSGPQGSDPMQPWQPPGEGADRSSDPTVVAGSPWQQQPNQDAGWQPPAYTPQYQQPVDPAYPQQYPPSAPGYGQSDLGSQPTQYATPGQYGQPGQYGYQQPGQYGQPGQYGQPGQYGQPGQYPQQQFPTYDQPSTGAKRSNAVIGGVIGGIALLFIVVILVLGFWVPGFFVTTKLDVNRAQAGVQQVLTDETNGYGAKNVKDVQCNDGANPTVKKGATFDCSVSIDGATKRVTVTFQDDKGTYEVGRPQ